The Deferribacter desulfuricans SSM1 genome contains a region encoding:
- a CDS encoding methyl-accepting chemotaxis protein — MKISTKVFIYLVIILLMGYTISGYIVVSYTKKNVSKEIANQLTAQVNSFKSILKSIVEDKEEDVITDEESKHVVDYIKNETIEKIKSVIKHTKIGKTGYYYIMDSKGVLIVHPKLEGKSIAKYDFIQEMLHKKTGVIRYPWEGKYKIVSYTYYPEMDWIIAGGSYEDEFIGPTIKATIGTFVITSVITFFILLIILRFVFNYNINKPISELESLFSKIAQGDLTQTLKVKSKNEIGRIIEHVNNMIKQMNKALCEVSHSTKSVTSSSEALSASSNQMSAGAESQAERVSSVEVAVQEMTATITEISQNLEEVNREINLIKESAETGSKVIEETVSGIENLSDNVINSADKIKELGKASEQIGEILQVISDIADQTNLLALNAAIEAARAGEHGRGFAVVADEVRKLAERTAKATGEIDEMIRSIQNEVQSSVVQMDKGAKLAQDGSELVRNLRVSLEKIINGVLTVADKIGAVATAVEQQSATSQEIASNMAEIATISQENASIAQENYNQAEMLKELAIKLQNVVDSFKLLEC; from the coding sequence ATACTATTAATGGGCTATACTATATCAGGTTATATTGTTGTTTCATACACTAAAAAGAATGTATCAAAAGAAATAGCTAATCAACTAACAGCACAAGTAAATTCTTTTAAATCTATTTTAAAATCTATTGTTGAAGATAAAGAAGAAGATGTTATAACTGATGAAGAAAGCAAACATGTAGTAGATTATATAAAAAATGAAACTATAGAAAAAATTAAATCAGTGATTAAACATACTAAAATAGGAAAAACTGGATATTATTATATAATGGATTCAAAAGGAGTGTTAATAGTACACCCTAAACTAGAAGGTAAAAGTATAGCAAAATATGATTTTATACAAGAAATGTTACATAAAAAAACTGGAGTAATTAGATATCCCTGGGAAGGGAAATATAAAATTGTTTCTTATACCTATTATCCCGAAATGGATTGGATAATAGCCGGTGGTAGTTATGAAGATGAATTTATTGGACCTACAATAAAAGCTACTATAGGTACATTTGTAATTACTAGTGTAATTACTTTTTTTATATTATTAATTATTTTAAGATTTGTGTTTAATTATAATATAAATAAACCTATCAGTGAACTTGAAAGCTTATTCTCTAAAATAGCTCAAGGAGATCTTACACAAACACTTAAAGTGAAAAGTAAGAATGAAATAGGTAGAATTATAGAACATGTTAATAATATGATTAAACAAATGAATAAAGCACTTTGTGAAGTTAGTCATTCAACTAAAAGTGTTACGAGTTCATCTGAGGCTTTATCAGCTTCAAGTAATCAAATGTCTGCTGGTGCAGAATCTCAAGCTGAAAGAGTTTCTTCAGTGGAAGTTGCCGTTCAAGAAATGACGGCAACAATAACTGAAATCAGTCAAAATTTAGAAGAAGTTAATAGGGAAATTAATCTAATTAAAGAGTCTGCTGAAACGGGTAGTAAAGTAATTGAAGAAACTGTATCAGGTATTGAAAATTTATCTGATAATGTTATCAATTCTGCAGATAAGATAAAAGAACTTGGTAAAGCATCAGAACAAATTGGAGAGATTTTACAGGTAATTTCTGATATTGCAGATCAAACTAATCTTCTTGCTTTAAATGCTGCAATTGAAGCAGCTAGGGCAGGGGAGCATGGTAGAGGATTTGCTGTTGTTGCTGATGAGGTAAGAAAACTCGCTGAAAGAACAGCTAAAGCAACAGGTGAAATTGATGAAATGATAAGGTCAATACAAAATGAAGTTCAATCTTCTGTTGTTCAAATGGATAAAGGAGCAAAACTTGCTCAAGATGGATCTGAACTTGTTAGAAATTTGCGAGTAAGTTTAGAGAAAATTATTAATGGCGTATTAACTGTAGCTGATAAAATTGGTGCAGTAGCTACGGCAGTAGAACAACAATCAGCTACAAGTCAGGAAATCGCAAGTAATATGGCTGAAATAGCTACAATATCACAGGAAAATGCTTCAATTGCTCAAGAAAACTATAATCAAGCAGAAATGTTAAAAGAATTAGCTATTAAATTACAAAACGTAGTAGATAGTTTTAAATTACTTGAATGTTAA